The proteins below come from a single Kitasatospora sp. NBC_00315 genomic window:
- a CDS encoding family 1 encapsulin nanocompartment shell protein yields MNNLHRELAPISAAAWAEIEEEVRRTFTLHVAGRRVVDLRGPEGPTLSAVGIGHLDDLDPPVEGAVAHARRSQPMVELRVPFTVDRRAVDDVERGAKDSDWQPVKDAALTMARAEDRVVFDGYRPAAVAGIREASTNPALTLPEDVREYPNAVSRALTALRLAGVSGPYSLLLGAEAYTAVNETSDHGYPVHNHLARLLDGEIIWAPAIEGAFLLSTRGGDYELHLGQDLAIGYHAHDTESVQLYLQESLTFLMYTGEAVVSLAHAARPA; encoded by the coding sequence ATGAACAACCTGCACCGCGAACTGGCGCCCATCTCCGCCGCGGCCTGGGCCGAGATCGAGGAGGAGGTCAGGCGCACCTTCACCCTGCACGTCGCCGGGCGCCGCGTCGTCGACCTGCGCGGACCGGAGGGACCAACCCTCTCGGCGGTCGGGATCGGCCACCTCGACGACCTCGACCCGCCGGTCGAGGGCGCCGTCGCGCACGCGCGCCGCTCCCAGCCGATGGTGGAGCTGCGGGTGCCCTTCACCGTCGACCGGCGGGCGGTGGACGACGTGGAACGCGGCGCCAAGGACTCCGACTGGCAGCCGGTGAAGGACGCGGCGCTGACCATGGCCCGCGCCGAGGACCGGGTGGTCTTCGACGGCTACCGGCCCGCCGCCGTCGCCGGGATCCGGGAGGCGTCGACCAATCCGGCGCTGACCCTGCCCGAGGACGTCCGCGAGTACCCGAACGCCGTCAGCCGGGCCCTCACCGCGCTGCGGCTGGCCGGCGTGAGCGGCCCCTATTCGCTGCTGCTCGGGGCCGAGGCGTACACCGCCGTCAACGAGACCTCCGACCACGGCTACCCGGTGCACAACCACCTGGCCCGGCTGCTCGACGGGGAGATCATCTGGGCGCCCGCGATCGAGGGCGCGTTCCTGCTCTCCACCCGCGGCGGGGACTACGAGCTGCACCTCGGACAGGACCTGGCGATCGGTTACCACGCGCACGACACCGAGAGCGTCCAGCTGTACCTCCAGGAGTCGCTGACCTTCCTGATGTACACGGGTGAGGCGGTCGTCAGCCTCGCGCACGCGGCGCGGCCGGCCTGA
- a CDS encoding UvrD-helicase domain-containing protein: MPTLGLHKDFLREFAQLEKKVRTKVADAFDKFEHSSATGQHLEKLNHARDARLKTIRIDRFYRGVVLAPEDGDSFLLLKVLPHDDAIDWALKHRATVNAATEGIELRNDIALEQLGPGLARATGDGVARPLFAHVSDSDLTRLGIDAQILPIARRLDSEELLDALRPILPEHQHDVLFGLAAGMSAEDVWREIVQTQLAAGSGSTAGAGAGDDSPKDGLTAAMARARGRITLVSGPAELMELLERPFDAWRVFLHPSQHRIAYRPSFSGPARVTGGPGTGKTVVALHRAAHLAAALPDDTPDDSILLTTFTRDLAAELQRSLNLLMTDPEQRRRVRVVNIDALAAEILRGSRGTRRLSILTDQRAVTARWGRIARRLGLGHSAEFLDQEWRHVVLAQSIGTAEEYLRASRAGRGTALGPLKRAEVWRAVTAFTEELRAADTWTFHQVCDEAARILDARGTDGGRRLFRHVLVDEAQDLHPAQWRLLRAATEPGRPDDLFIAGDPHQRIYGNKVSLRGMGIAVTGRSHRLRINYRSTHEIVAWATALLAGEAVDDMDGGADRLGDYRSAFHGSRPVTSGHPTKAAELDALAQQVSQWLTVSAIPADQIGIAVRFVQFGRDVAAALTRAGIPAAVTGAVTDAVTGASSPAGEEGCVRIGTMHRLKGLEFRCMAVAGVSEGVVPMRNALTPVEVDAQQHREDLLGELSLLFVACTRAREALYVSWHGEPSPFLRRVELGSA; the protein is encoded by the coding sequence ATGCCGACGCTCGGGCTCCACAAGGACTTCCTGCGCGAGTTCGCCCAGTTGGAGAAGAAGGTGCGCACGAAGGTCGCCGACGCCTTCGACAAGTTCGAGCACTCCTCGGCCACCGGGCAGCACCTGGAGAAGCTGAACCACGCCCGGGACGCCCGGCTGAAGACCATCCGGATCGACCGGTTCTACCGCGGGGTCGTACTGGCCCCCGAGGACGGCGACAGCTTCCTGCTGCTGAAGGTCCTGCCGCACGACGACGCGATCGACTGGGCGCTCAAGCACCGGGCCACCGTCAACGCGGCGACCGAGGGCATCGAACTGCGCAACGACATCGCACTGGAACAGCTCGGCCCCGGGCTGGCCCGGGCCACCGGGGACGGCGTCGCCCGCCCGCTGTTCGCCCACGTCTCCGACAGCGACCTGACCCGGCTCGGCATCGACGCCCAGATCCTGCCGATCGCCCGCCGGCTCGACTCGGAGGAACTGCTGGACGCGCTGCGCCCGATCCTCCCCGAACACCAGCACGACGTGCTGTTCGGGCTGGCCGCCGGCATGAGCGCCGAGGACGTCTGGCGCGAGATCGTGCAGACCCAGCTCGCCGCCGGCTCCGGGAGCACCGCCGGCGCCGGCGCCGGCGACGACTCCCCGAAGGACGGTCTGACCGCCGCGATGGCCCGGGCCCGGGGCCGGATCACGCTGGTCTCCGGACCGGCCGAACTGATGGAACTGCTGGAGCGTCCCTTCGACGCCTGGCGGGTCTTCCTGCACCCCTCCCAGCACCGGATCGCCTACCGCCCCTCGTTCAGCGGGCCGGCCCGGGTCACCGGCGGACCCGGCACCGGAAAGACCGTCGTCGCCCTGCACCGCGCGGCCCACCTGGCCGCCGCACTCCCCGACGACACCCCCGACGACTCGATCCTGCTGACCACCTTCACCCGGGATCTCGCCGCCGAACTCCAGCGCAGCCTGAACCTGTTGATGACGGACCCGGAACAGCGCCGCCGGGTCCGGGTGGTCAACATCGACGCGCTCGCCGCCGAGATCCTGCGCGGCAGCCGGGGCACCCGGCGCCTCAGCATCCTCACCGACCAGCGTGCCGTCACGGCCCGTTGGGGCCGGATCGCCCGCCGGCTCGGCCTCGGGCACAGCGCGGAGTTCCTGGACCAGGAGTGGCGGCACGTCGTGCTCGCCCAGTCGATCGGCACTGCCGAGGAGTACCTCAGGGCGTCAAGGGCCGGACGCGGCACGGCACTCGGGCCGCTCAAGCGGGCCGAGGTCTGGCGTGCCGTCACCGCGTTCACCGAGGAGCTCCGGGCCGCCGACACCTGGACCTTCCACCAGGTGTGCGACGAGGCCGCGCGGATCCTGGACGCGCGGGGCACCGACGGCGGCCGCCGGCTGTTCCGGCACGTCCTCGTCGACGAGGCGCAGGACCTCCACCCGGCCCAGTGGCGCCTGCTGCGCGCCGCCACCGAACCCGGCCGCCCGGACGACCTGTTCATCGCCGGCGACCCCCACCAGCGGATCTACGGGAACAAGGTGTCGCTGCGCGGCATGGGCATCGCCGTCACCGGCCGCTCGCACCGGCTCCGGATCAACTACCGCTCCACGCACGAGATCGTCGCCTGGGCCACCGCCCTGCTCGCGGGTGAGGCGGTCGACGACATGGACGGCGGCGCGGATCGCCTCGGTGACTACCGCTCCGCCTTCCACGGCAGCCGCCCGGTGACCTCCGGCCACCCGACCAAGGCCGCCGAGCTCGACGCCCTGGCGCAGCAGGTGTCGCAGTGGCTGACGGTCAGCGCGATACCCGCCGACCAGATCGGCATCGCCGTCCGGTTCGTCCAGTTCGGCCGGGACGTCGCCGCCGCCCTCACCCGGGCCGGCATCCCGGCCGCCGTGACGGGCGCCGTGACCGACGCCGTGACGGGGGCCTCCTCGCCGGCCGGCGAGGAGGGGTGCGTGCGGATCGGCACCATGCACCGCCTCAAGGGCCTGGAGTTCCGCTGCATGGCGGTGGCCGGCGTGTCGGAGGGCGTCGTCCCGATGCGCAACGCCCTCACACCGGTGGAGGTGGACGCCCAGCAGCACCGCGAGGACCTGCTCGGCGAGCTGAGCCTGCTGTTCGTCGCCTGCACCCGGGCCCGCGAGGCCCTGTACGTGTCCTGGCACGGCGAGCCCAGCCCGTTCCTTCGCCGGGTGGAGCTCGGGTCCGCCTGA
- a CDS encoding carbohydrate kinase — MRPTAPEPRFLVIGECVADIVRTPGRPDRTHPGGSPANVAYGLARLGRRAALVTQLGADADGELIRAHLGSAGVEVLTAGDGARTPAAVVTLDAEGHASYAFEIGWTLSAVAVPFRPDHVHIGSIAAVTEPGADTVLAQVESVRSGASVSYDPNVRPALMGDHSRAVARVERCVALSDLVKASDQDLDWLYPGQPYERIAERWLDLGPGTVLVTRGGAGSLALGRQGRAEVAARAVTVADTVGAGDSYTAATLDAMARLDALGSANRARPAGWDAGTLARIARYAGAAASVTVSRAGANPPDAAELRSAMGGAGLG, encoded by the coding sequence GTGCGTCCCACCGCCCCAGAGCCGCGCTTCCTGGTGATCGGCGAGTGCGTCGCCGACATCGTCCGCACGCCCGGCCGGCCCGACCGGACGCACCCCGGCGGGAGCCCGGCCAACGTCGCGTACGGGCTGGCGCGGCTCGGCCGCCGGGCCGCGCTGGTGACCCAGCTCGGGGCGGACGCCGACGGCGAGTTGATCCGGGCCCACCTGGGCTCCGCCGGGGTGGAGGTCCTCACGGCCGGCGACGGTGCCCGGACGCCGGCCGCCGTGGTGACCCTGGACGCCGAAGGACACGCCTCGTACGCCTTCGAGATCGGCTGGACGCTGAGCGCCGTGGCGGTGCCCTTCCGGCCGGACCACGTGCACATCGGATCGATCGCGGCGGTCACCGAGCCGGGCGCCGACACCGTCCTGGCGCAGGTGGAGTCGGTGCGGTCGGGTGCCTCGGTGAGCTACGACCCCAACGTGCGGCCCGCGCTGATGGGTGACCACTCCCGGGCGGTGGCGCGGGTGGAGCGCTGCGTCGCGCTGAGCGACCTGGTGAAGGCCAGCGACCAGGATCTCGACTGGCTCTACCCGGGGCAGCCGTACGAGCGGATCGCCGAACGCTGGCTGGATCTCGGTCCGGGCACCGTCCTGGTCACCCGGGGCGGTGCCGGTTCGCTGGCCCTCGGCCGGCAGGGACGGGCGGAGGTCGCCGCGCGCGCCGTCACGGTGGCGGACACCGTCGGCGCGGGGGACTCCTACACGGCGGCGACCCTGGACGCGATGGCGCGCCTGGACGCCCTCGGGAGCGCGAACCGGGCCCGGCCGGCCGGTTGGGACGCCGGAACGCTCGCGCGGATCGCCCGGTACGCGGGGGCGGCGGCCTCGGTCACCGTCTCCCGAGCGGGCGCCAACCCGCCGGACGCCGCCGAACTGCGGTCCGCGATGGGTGGGGCGGGGCTCGGCTAG